From Streptomyces sp. NBC_00775, one genomic window encodes:
- a CDS encoding DUF402 domain-containing protein, with product MSANSADTPGMLEVVLVKAGRTKIRYPAELLDDDGTRVTVRAPWAGDGVRDFGFVRFEQGDVFTEYYWRDRWYAVKEVRDAEGVLKGWYCDITRPATVSGGELVVEDLDLDLWRSADGRTVLRLDEDEFAESGLATTDPRAATAAENALDELERLAREGDFEALLA from the coding sequence ATGTCCGCGAACTCGGCTGACACCCCTGGCATGTTGGAGGTCGTCCTCGTCAAGGCGGGCCGCACGAAGATCCGTTACCCCGCCGAGCTGCTCGACGACGACGGCACCCGTGTCACCGTGCGTGCGCCATGGGCGGGCGACGGCGTCCGGGACTTCGGCTTCGTACGGTTCGAGCAGGGCGATGTCTTCACCGAGTACTACTGGCGGGACCGCTGGTACGCGGTGAAGGAGGTCCGTGACGCCGAGGGCGTACTGAAGGGCTGGTACTGCGACATCACCCGTCCGGCCACCGTCTCCGGCGGCGAGCTCGTCGTCGAGGATCTGGACCTGGACCTGTGGCGCTCGGCCGACGGCAGGACCGTACTGCGGCTGGACGAGGACGAGTTCGCGGAGAGTGGCCTGGCGACCACCGATCCGCGTGCCGCGACCGCCGCCGAGAACGCCCTGGACGAACTCGAACGCCTGGCCCGCGAGGGCGACTTCGAGGCATTG
- a CDS encoding GNAT family N-acetyltransferase, whose amino-acid sequence MTVIVRELRRGSQADAEGFARIRHLALPFMLDTPESIAYDVEHAHPDSHYQPLLAEEGGEFIGTARVGVIYDSPEPGQAYVNVYVHPERTGRGAGALLVRAAEEHLAALGATRLYAWVLDEPGNRAFAERHGYRASRSAHFLRLDLANGTLPPLQSPPPGVELRTAADFADDPRPLFRLDAETLLDEPSDVDREFTDYDAWMTETWHNPLFSPELTSVAVVDGHPAAFSAARTDGGTRYGTVMTGTARAFRGRGLAKLAKNDSLHRARAAGFTEAFTGNDSGNGPMLAINKWFGYEICATEVKYVRELG is encoded by the coding sequence ATGACAGTGATCGTTCGCGAGCTGCGCCGCGGAAGCCAGGCAGACGCCGAGGGCTTCGCCCGCATCCGTCACCTGGCCCTCCCCTTCATGCTCGACACCCCCGAGTCCATCGCCTACGACGTGGAGCACGCCCACCCCGACTCCCACTACCAGCCGCTGCTGGCCGAGGAGGGCGGCGAGTTCATCGGCACGGCACGGGTGGGCGTCATCTACGACAGCCCGGAGCCCGGCCAGGCGTACGTCAACGTCTATGTGCACCCGGAGCGGACGGGACGCGGCGCGGGCGCGCTGCTGGTGCGCGCCGCCGAGGAGCACCTTGCCGCCCTCGGCGCGACCAGGCTGTACGCCTGGGTCCTGGACGAGCCCGGGAACCGGGCCTTCGCGGAGAGGCACGGCTACCGCGCCAGCCGCTCCGCGCACTTCCTCCGCCTCGACCTGGCGAACGGCACCCTGCCGCCCCTCCAGTCCCCGCCGCCCGGTGTGGAGCTGCGCACCGCCGCGGACTTCGCCGACGATCCGCGCCCCCTGTTCCGCCTGGACGCGGAGACGCTGCTCGACGAACCGAGCGACGTCGACCGCGAGTTCACGGACTACGACGCCTGGATGACGGAAACCTGGCACAACCCCCTGTTCAGCCCTGAGCTGACCTCGGTCGCCGTGGTCGACGGCCACCCCGCCGCGTTCAGTGCGGCCCGCACCGACGGCGGCACCCGCTACGGCACCGTGATGACGGGTACCGCCCGCGCCTTCCGGGGCCGCGGCCTCGCCAAGCTCGCCAAGAACGACTCGCTGCACCGCGCCCGCGCCGCCGGCTTCACGGAGGCGTTCACGGGCAACGACTCCGGCAACGGGCCGATGCTGGCGATCAACAAGTGGTTCGGTTACGAGATCTGCGCGACGGAGGTGAAGTATGTCCGCGAACTCGGCTGA